aaaaaaatacaataattgtaatataatggcaaatttacaataaaaatacataataattataataaaaagtaaataaaaatttatataaatataaaattaactaaataattagttaaatataaacaaaaaagaaaaaaactaataaaattaaaattaattaaaaaaatcaataataacaaaattaaaaatacataaaattaaaaaaaaataataattattttataataagttaatttaattaaattaaacataatattactatacatatacaaaatagtATAATTAagatctttttttatatatatttcatttgatgaataatttgttttgctttttgttgtttatgttttaaagactataaattaaatagttaacatgatttctttttgttcttgttttgttataatttgttttcaattaaaattatttaaacagttataatgataataattattaaatattatcaaacgtatagatgtatgtatgtatatgttgttataattatgataatataatgtttaataaagacAAGGAAGAAAAGGGTccatattataataattataattataataataataatgatatttagttttatatttttctttttttttcaaagttttgtgtaaaattttgggCTTTgagctttaaaatgttttatcaaTTATAAATCGAAAagcattttcctttttaatttaagttttgattgttaattatttagggttttgttttttttctctctttttcttctatgtttttttgtcttattttattattactatgtttttgtttttattttaatgcaaatcaatttatttattacttatttatctaatataaatcttttaacttaagatttattaaaaacaaaaccaaatgttttgttgtttgtatataGCTGGGTTTggttttaaggattttttttaacgtttttcttAACATATAAGCAACACCCGGATATGGTCAATATGtttaatgtttgtatttaagtttAAGAGGGGCctggctgtttttttttttaattgttgttgtgcttttgtttattttgtaacttatattttgtcaaatattttatttttttaatttaaactattaGTTGTAGctatttgttaatttgtttttttttttttggtaatcgttttaaatacatttttctgcGTTTTcattcttaaacattttgtgCAGTTGTTTACGTTTTGTAGCTTTTTAtcatgtatatgtttgtatgtatgtatgttttgttgatttttgtatctatgtgttttaaataatatgtttttgttgttgttttaattaaaaatatatatattttttttaaacatcagACTTTTTATCGTGTATCGGTGATATTATTTTTGCTGCCAAAAATCTTTATCAATTGTGTTTCATAATCATCTATGTTACGCTTCATAATGTCCATACAGGGGCCCAATAAACGTTCGAATGCTTCAACCTCTAGGACTGTTTTAAAAGATTaagagaaatttgttttaataaaaattagtgtttattgaaaattaattgttaaaatgtgattttttttttggttaaattgcTAGTTACAAAACTTTGTAGATTGTCATGCTGTGGTAGATAGATGAAaagcacacatacacacataaaataatatagataatagatattttggacacaaaatacatacatttaaaattatattattaacaaataaattagtgATTTGTTGGGGTATTACAAAAGCTTAGAGCTTTTTCTTAAGGTTTTTAATAAGTGACAAAAAGTCATCATTTATCTCATCAGTATTAGGAAAAGACAATAGAGATCGATACacttcaaatttcaaatagtttCTTATTGTAACAGATTGGCTGTGACTAGATGTTCTTTTCATTGATACATCTTTTGCTGacttgacaatctttggcctaTTGAAAATCGGGACGTTCtggagcggagatccaattgaCGTGGAAACAAATAAAGTTTGTAATTTGAAGTGTTCCGTTTAATAACTTACATCATAGGAAACGAAATAATACTCAGATATTGTAAAAGTATTTTCATCCTTAGGAGCGGTGTAAAATTATTCAGAGATCACTTGGGTTAGGTTACGAATGTTAGAACACAAAtacatactaaatttaaaactaaagacCAAATAAttctattaagtttttaattacatagaagtaaaaaaaatgaaaatagtcCTAACCGAAAGACAAAAGTATACATTTCTAAGGGCCAATCattaggtgaaggattagggattaaattaaaattaaacctcgaaagttgtttttgagtacacAATCGGTTTGCTAGTTTAAACGTCCAATCGAGGAGGCTTGAGTATAATCTTTTACTGAAAAAtcatcaaaggggattaacatcagaatcaatttatatttgtattaactaatctgattattaattgacattttattgccaactcaaaaaccctcTCCAAAGGTTTATGAGATATCGAGTGAtcgtattttagaaatttaaggccaatctttagttttctttttaaattaagtggTGCAGTTTAAGAATTCAACATAGagttgtcttcttcttttttagaaaacatgcattgttttgataacaaaaagtgatgttttctgttgttttataTGGCATCATTGCAAAGATTTATCTTGTACTACAAAACTTTAAAGGGGAACatcagattaaatttatttttacattaactagtctgattattaattgataGTTGATTATCAATTTAAAGGCGCGCTCTTAAGCAGACATGACGTAAATTAAAATCGGTTATTTATAAGTCGATAGATTGGACTTTCAGATAACATAACAGATGTTATCAGTAAAGCTGTGTTCTCGTTGTTAGACTGACTCAAATGTAGTCAAAAACAGGGGTTTTTAAGGACATGATATGTCAAAAATCTGATGTGGTTCGGCTTTTgattctttagaaaagtattttcTGGTTTCTGGGTTAAAAATGTTTGGCTTTTCTTATttacatttcaatttgaatcaaAATTTTCTCTGTTTGCCAACTTTGGTATTTTGCATATCGATTCTTTTaataacaacttacaaaaaatgTAGTTACGATCGTAATGCAGAATACAAAAAATCgtaaagcattaaaataaaatgaaattgcttcttctttttcttacgataacgttttttgttggaataccaaTTTTCAATCGTTATGTAACTAAATGCAGAAACGTAATGAAAATGCAAAATAGGGGTAATTATATATCGATTTACACACATTTCCACAAACATAAAActcaattaaaataataaattttcgaattttactAGATTAACCCCCATTATTTCAATGATATTCCTACCCTGGAGGAAATGGAACTAGTACTAAACTACTAAACTTAACTTGTACCAAAATCACCAGTACTAGTTTCCAACTGTAAATTTTCCTATGCCATCATAATGCTCAAATTAACATTGAATGcgtttgaaaaattactagtaCCATTAGTTCTAGACTTATACTAGTATACTTGGATCTAATTGGGTTCTTTAGAACCAGTTTGATACTTGttctaatattcataaaaaattgccaTAATTGGTGCTTTAGCTCAGTCTACAAGTGGCGCCATTCAACTACTCTTAGTACTagtatttttccatataaactcTTAACCAATTTGTACTAGTGTCTGTTCTTATCGTTTCATTTCCTGCAGGGTAacgttaaatttagtttttatacaaaaattattttaaaccgaAGATTGAGATAATTGGACTAAACTTGAGtcactaaagtatagactaaagtttttatactaaaaatatttgtatcaaaTATTTCAATCGGTGTCGCATCGATCGTATGTTGCATTTGGggtaaaattttaacactttttgattaaaaatttaaaaatgataaagAATTCTCTAACAcccaatataaaatatatattaaattttaaactaaacccTTCACCAAATTGTAATGTACATAagtgttataaatatatttgtaagtgtatatgtgtgtaaacATAAGTACATAGATACGtgtaatagaatatttaataataatttgttgtggtattaataaaatacaacaatatatgcaaatcaaaaaatatatacttaaagcagaattttatataaaacactttttacCCAAGTGGCACATGCTGTTGCAGTTTAATTTTTTGGGTTAAAACGACAGtcagttttctttttacaatatTCATTACAAAATCTTTTAACACCAATCTTGTCTTACCAGTACGagtacaaaaaaacaataattttgacAAATAGCATTCAAGCGCCATAGGAGTAAAGGATTTAAacctaaaaaaattttgtgttttttttttttttgcttttcttttctgccagatttagatttttttcataaatttttattgaacaatacaaattgtaaaataattgaaatatattttttaaatattcaaatagtttttcttgataattcaattaattgtGATTCATAAATGCCCACCCGCTTTTTCATGATATCTTTAAGGAAACCTAAAATTCTTTCAAAGGCTTCGGTTtccaaaacttaaaataaacaaaataattgaaaacaaaaatgtatttattattatttaaaacattagcaagttgtgtataaaaattaaaaaatatatatataaaaaaagtatgaaaacaaGGAAATGATCTATAATTGTAAATGTTCCATATCTTTAAGTTGATCGTAATAGGAACGTAAATCTTCATCCAAATAACGATAATCACTAATAGAACGTTCCAGTAGTTTAGTACATTTTCCCAATAAACGTTCAAAACAATCTGTATCTAAGACTACatagattatcataaaaataaaagattatcACAAAAAAGAGATATAAGGAAATGCAGTATGGAAATGTAAagttatgaaaaatgttttaacagttttttttgtagaacaaatgtaacaagcatttttttataaatgtttgataaatttatatgaaatttaatgcatttcaaaatatattattaataaatacaattcaATTATTCAAAGCCATATAAGGTGGTTGGTTTATtggaatgtttttttgtttttattttgagtgGGAGTGGAGTATATGGAGGTAGAAAAGAAGCAtaatatgtgttaaaaaaatgaggaaaaacaaaaggaaaggtaaaaatatgaaattaataaaaatatatgtaacaaataactacataaagaataaaaaaatcatcaacaatacataaagaaatattaaaatttaacactaCTACTAGTCTAGTAACAAGCTTaaggctttttataaaaagacaaaatacAGTTCTAAACAAAGaagtaaatttagaaaatttatagcaaaatatttaatcatatgttttatgttttaattacaCTTATAATCTACTTACATGCCACTTTAACGTCGCAATCTGCATAGACAGAGGCAGCACGTGGCCGATGTGTTACCAGGGCCAATTCACCAAAGTATTCTCCCTTGCCTAGTTTGGAAATTTCTATTTCCGAACCATCTTGATCCATTTTAATGGCCACAGTACCTTCTTCTATGAAATACATGCCATCAGCAGCATCACCTTtgagaaaaaagagaaaaatattagaaaactaataaaaaaactttattttctaataaaaaaaactttgcagTTCCGCATTGaagaaattgaacaaaaataacgcAACTCCATGTCCGATAGGGACACAGACAACTTTTGCGGCATACCACTACTGGGAAGATACTTGCAAACTTGTTGCTGTTATCACAGGACACGGCTATTTGGAAACAATATCAAAGATACAATGCCGAGAAGGCTCAAATTAGAGGCCgctggccgccggtaatattttgcaaactgCGCCGTCGCCTTTTTTCGGCTCAAACGCTAAGACGGCTTACAAGTAGATAAAGATTGGAATGGCACATCAGAAAATTTAACCAATTTGAACGGAGATAATACTATTTTAAATACCTATGCCAAATTGAAAAGAGTTGAATTGAAACACAGTTTCGATATAAGAGACTATTATAgagaaagttttcaatataataaaaattataggtcaatttctgaataaaaagttaaattgagccgacaatttagacGCCGTCGATCAtgttgcatcggcttgtatctctgaacAATGCAAGAAGACTTGTTATACCACACAACGAAGATGAAGAATATGTCTGCGTATGCCTTCGAATATCTAGGAAAGCGAATATTTGATGACTTGTCACAATTATCCAATCTAAGTTTGAAGAATACTAACGACTTCATTAGGCACAGTAATTGGTAATTGGCCGCACTAAATCGTGGCTTCTAATAGTCCATTGGAACAGAAATTTTATCTATCTAAAACGATAGTATGTACATAACTATTTAAATACTCTCGTACTTCTTCTTACTCCTAAACCATATTTTTACTCTTCACTTCTTTTCTGACCTAAAACTATCCTCTTTTCATAGTTTACTTTCATggcaggtatcacaaagggacaaACAGAACCCAAGTGTGTGTCTTTACAGCCTGAGGTTAGGTTAGATAACCCTAATTTAAAGTCAATTTCttgcatttaaatttcaaacacttcaacataattttaaaaatgaaaaatttaaatattctcttAATTACAAAgcttcataaaaataaaatattgggtTTAATACCGTTCATTAAtggttaaattttcaaatttcaaaaataattctgacattttaaagaatttcaaattcttattttcgtgaaaatttaaatgttcttttaaaactaaatttttcataactttTAGCGATTTTCTTCACTCAAAACAATTTGATttcaacagaaaataaaaaaagcttttaaataacaCCAGCCAACCTGCCAGCAGTCATTACCTTGTTTAATAATTctttcatttttgttaaaacgtTTGGTAACCAAAGCATCAGCCAAATTCATACGTTCataattctaaaaaagaaaaacacataaaatatttaatattccatagacataaaatgtaaaaatgttggTCTTTTTTACTATTACACAAAACACACCTGTAAAGCTTTTAGCATTGGCACACTATCCAATAATGATTCAtacatttttctctttttaaatgcGGATTTCAATAGGATACGACGGAAAGTCTGACGATCCATAGCCCACAATAAACCTTCTGTTTCCGCTTGTATAGTTGCAgctctaaaatatatttaaatattcaatatatagcagaaaacaaaaacaacaacaaaaaacattcatttgaatttaattcCTTTACCTGGGCATATTGTAGAGTAAAGCCAGTTCACCAAATATACCActattgttgtatgtatgtacatgattGTCATTAACAATAACTTTGTATGTACCGctgtgtaaaataaaacaaaaagaaaaaaaattcacacaCACAAAAAGTTATAATCTACTCAAAcacatagaaattttcaaataaaacccCCCTACAGGGCGTATGAGTATTATGAACATGTTATTAACACTCATACGTCACGTATGCAtacgttaaataaaattttactaaaaattttaaaacttacgaTTCAATAACATAAAAGTTATCACCATCATCACCCTGACGTATTATATACTCATCGGGTAATACTCTTCTTTCAAACATGGCATCCAGTACTTGattcatctgaaaattttaagaaaagttattattattatttttattaaggttGTAAAACGaatggaaaattattattttttgtaattttttttaagtacttttagaAAACCTCACTATCCCCACGATATAAGGTATTAtattgtattatatatattgtaaacatttgttaaatagTTCAAAGACAGGTCCATATATAAGATAATATAtttatcaatagactagtccatacatTAAAGAACATTTAGACTAGTCCACAGATTAGTTCacagactattcaatagaccaGTCAGTAGacagtctttagtgtagtcaataagcaagtccatagactaatgaaaaaaattgttaaagccTGGTAAATCTATACAGTATTATATAGATTACTTTGTAGACGAGTACACATACATAGaccaatctagtctataaactagacttatCCATGGACATGTCTAAAGATTGTAAATAGACTAATTCTTAGAGTAGTCCATCGACTAGTTAAGATACTGGTAAATATCCCAGTCATAATAAACTAGTCCATCaactagtctagtgtataaacaagtctatagactggtcaatatgctcctaaataaacaaattcagTAATGATTTATTACTGAATAAATGATGATTTATTCAGTAAACTAACGCATAGACTAAACTGTTCGTTTTAAAAGTGACTTACTTGTTCTTTTTCCAAGGAACGGAATAATAAAACATTCTTAACCGATTCAACTAATCGGGCGCGCTGTTCATCTGATTTGGGAAATACGGCAGTGGCCCCCTCATCGTCATCAGCATCATTTTCTGGATCATAGGCCTCAGCAAAGACAGACTTACGACGTGTGGAAAAACGTGGTGCAGCAGgttctgaaaataaaaagaaaacaatatttatattagtttGCTTTAACCTAATCCAAGGACAGCAAATACCAAAAGTGAACTggattttagaaaaagttttccagaactttattttaaaataataaagacaaATAATTACTATTTTGCTAACAATTTTCTGTCCTGTCACTGCATACTTTTAGGGTTTATGGCAGCTTTGAAAGTATTGGTATAATTACCTTAAAATCCAgacaattttaattgaaaaattaattgtagTTTATTATAATAGACTATATGTTTATAATTCAAGAGAATATCTCTTTGGAATCTTAGGAATTTCTTAATAGTGcaataaattgcaaataaaacatGTAAGCTGTTTATTAAGCATATTTAGTGATGGTTTCATTATAATGTATTCTCTgtctgtttttaattttatttaaacaattaagaaaatataaaacaaagaaaaatgatatacgatataaatgaaatatagaGGCGCTTACCAACAAGTAAAGATCCAGACACTTGTGAACTCATATTTATCAAATGTTGCACACAACAATAATAGCACAAACTGCAACACAACAAACACAAATacgaaaaaatacaacaataacaacgccGAGGAAGATGACGGTAGATGTTAGTTCGAATTAAACCACAATAAAGAAGAAGCGAGACGACGAGACAATATAACACTTAACGAAATGtttcttgttgttgtcgttgttttctatttaaactacAATTAAATCTGAAGATGAATGCAGTTGCAAATTAATTGATACAaagtaaaacacaatttaatattcaattcaatttaacaGTTTCAAGAGCTTTCACACATACTACCACTACTACTGATTGATGTGTATGTATGCATtaatgttgaaataaataaatcattgtcTTTCCTCTGTGAAACAATAACTTAAAAGCACAAacgtttttgtgaaaataaaattacattatgAGTATGAATATGAAACGAATGAACAGCAACAAGTACATTTATATATTGGTTAAGGGCAACagtaatttcattaaaagtatTTTGCTATGTTAGCCAATAGCGTTTTTTGACATTGAAAATCTGAAGAAGTAGATCCACATTCGACCAAAGTCAGTATAATATTTGCtcagaaaaattactttttaataccATTATGACATTggatataaactttttaataagaaCAAATATCGCTATAATacattttatgggaatcggtctataattaatTCTACTTACTGGAATATAATCCTTCGTTCAGAAGATCAAGCAGTAGTTCACTCACAAGTCAAGAAattaatatagaatttattgaaaagaaGAAGTTAATCACTTCGGAACTCTAACCTGATCAAACTTACACAAATCTTGCATGaatcttataaataaaaaggaaaacgaggatgtgaataaaattatatttcgacAACAAATTGTTGTAATATTAACAACGTTACGTCGTCAACATTacatagtgttgtcgtacgtatgtatatactctaacaacggatgttattgaaaaaattataaacactttggtgtcaatttggtaccagacgtatatatttcattttccaTCTATTAACATAGGTAGTAAGACATAACAGAATTTCGGACTAGTTTCCTAAGGCCATGTGCATCTCAATtgtgaaaaaacaattttttacatttccaaatttcgaataaaaaattattctaaataatttaaaaattcacataaaagttgtttttaaaagataaacttttaaaaattcaaatttctaaTATGTTTTACCAATTTATATGTTATTCACTTGGAAATTACTTTTGCcccacaacaaaatattaataaaactaagaGTAAACAATATAAACGTATGATATGAAAACAAaaccgaaaaaaaattttaaaaatagattttaatattttcttttttttgcatttaatatgaaaaagcacactaatttttttaatattatttttatttgttatagcaattagaacaaaaataaattacatcattttataagatttttaagattttatctgaaaaattttaagacaaaCGTATAAAGCAACTTAAACTGTgtatttagttcttttttagtttagtttaaagaaaatatttaacatacacTTGTGTAATTACTTTGTATTCTTTATTTTTCCGTTGATATaccgttttttatttttagtttttttttgtcggtattattttgttataaagaaTGTTTTAATTAGATCTATCGTAAAGTTtacttttaagtttaattagcTGGCGCATAACTTTAACATAATGAATAGTGTGACTTGtgtctataaaaaaacaaagtgtAGAAGGCGGAAAATgga
The window above is part of the Lucilia cuprina isolate Lc7/37 chromosome 6, ASM2204524v1, whole genome shotgun sequence genome. Proteins encoded here:
- the LOC111684585 gene encoding cAMP-dependent protein kinase type II regulatory subunit isoform X3 encodes the protein MFNDNNENENYPASSQTTGNPAVGDFLLPPSTLAPTNQPLQHTSNEMSNEQKQRIQVPDALREVLLEFSIAYLLEQPGDVVDFAVEYFTKLQENRRQVGFIRETDRGSVDDSVMSQEEDDEPAAPRFSTRRKSVFAEAYDPENDADDDEGATAVFPKSDEQRARLVESVKNVLLFRSLEKEQMNQVLDAMFERRVLPDEYIIRQGDDGDNFYVIESGTYKVIVNDNHVHTYNNSGIFGELALLYNMPRAATIQAETEGLLWAMDRQTFRRILLKSAFKKRKMYESLLDSVPMLKALQNYERMNLADALVTKRFNKNERIIKQGDAADGMYFIEEGTVAIKMDQDGSEIEISKLGKGEYFGELALVTHRPRAASVYADCDVKVAFLETEAFERILGFLKDIMKKRVGIYESQLIELSRKTI
- the LOC111684585 gene encoding cAMP-dependent protein kinase type II regulatory subunit isoform X1, producing the protein MFNDNNENENYPASSQTTGNPAVGDFLLPPSTLAPTNQPLQHTSNEMSNEQKQRIQVPDALREVLLEFSIAYLLEQPGDVVDFAVEYFTKLQENRRQVGFIRETDRGSVDDSVMSQEEDDEPAAPRFSTRRKSVFAEAYDPENDADDDEGATAVFPKSDEQRARLVESVKNVLLFRSLEKEQMNQVLDAMFERRVLPDEYIIRQGDDGDNFYVIESGTYKVIVNDNHVHTYNNSGIFGELALLYNMPRAATIQAETEGLLWAMDRQTFRRILLKSAFKKRKMYESLLDSVPMLKALQNYERMNLADALVTKRFNKNERIIKQGDAADGMYFIEEGTVAIKMDQDGSEIEISKLGKGEYFGELALVTHRPRAASVYADCDVKVAFLDTDCFERLLGKCTKLLERSISDYRYLDEDLRSYYDQLKDMEHLQL
- the LOC111684585 gene encoding cAMP-dependent protein kinase type II regulatory subunit isoform X2, with product MFNDNNENENYPASSQTTGNPAVGDFLLPPSTLAPTNQPLQHTSNEMSNEQKQRIQVPDALREVLLEFSIAYLLEQPGDVVDFAVEYFTKLQENRRQVGFIRETDRGSVDDSVMSQEEDDEPAAPRFSTRRKSVFAEAYDPENDADDDEGATAVFPKSDEQRARLVESVKNVLLFRSLEKEQMNQVLDAMFERRVLPDEYIIRQGDDGDNFYVIESGTYKVIVNDNHVHTYNNSGIFGELALLYNMPRAATIQAETEGLLWAMDRQTFRRILLKSAFKKRKMYESLLDSVPMLKALQNYERMNLADALVTKRFNKNERIIKQGDAADGMYFIEEGTVAIKMDQDGSEIEISKLGKGEYFGELALVTHRPRAASVYADCDVKVAFLEVEAFERLLGPCMDIMKRNIDDYETQLIKIFGSKNNITDTR
- the LOC111684585 gene encoding cAMP-dependent protein kinase type II regulatory subunit isoform X4; amino-acid sequence: MSNEQKQRIQVPDALREVLLEFSIAYLLEQPGDVVDFAVEYFTKLQENRRQVGFIRETDRGSVDDSVMSQEEDDEPAAPRFSTRRKSVFAEAYDPENDADDDEGATAVFPKSDEQRARLVESVKNVLLFRSLEKEQMNQVLDAMFERRVLPDEYIIRQGDDGDNFYVIESGTYKVIVNDNHVHTYNNSGIFGELALLYNMPRAATIQAETEGLLWAMDRQTFRRILLKSAFKKRKMYESLLDSVPMLKALQNYERMNLADALVTKRFNKNERIIKQGDAADGMYFIEEGTVAIKMDQDGSEIEISKLGKGEYFGELALVTHRPRAASVYADCDVKVAFLDTDCFERLLGKCTKLLERSISDYRYLDEDLRSYYDQLKDMEHLQL